A stretch of the Longimicrobium terrae genome encodes the following:
- a CDS encoding TetR/AcrR family transcriptional regulator, with protein MNERPLTEPREARRRAILDSAVRVFAENGFFAARIRDIAAGAGVAEGTIYLYFDGKDDLLLTAFREKVNEFVGSVSQVMEVGMAFQERLARFVRMQFESIEADPPLAIVLLLESRQSSKFYGGAVRPVLRLYAQAIDRLLAGGVEGGEVRADAEIPLVRGMLIGALEEIELEWLLSDRSRPLAPTADRFAATFCRGIAPAAQR; from the coding sequence ATGAATGAGCGCCCACTCACCGAACCCCGCGAAGCGCGGCGCCGCGCGATCCTGGATTCCGCGGTGCGCGTGTTTGCCGAAAACGGCTTCTTCGCGGCCCGCATCCGCGACATCGCCGCGGGCGCGGGCGTGGCCGAGGGCACCATCTACCTGTACTTCGACGGCAAGGACGACCTGCTGCTGACCGCGTTTCGCGAAAAGGTCAACGAGTTCGTCGGCTCCGTGAGCCAGGTGATGGAGGTGGGGATGGCGTTTCAGGAGCGGCTGGCGCGCTTTGTCCGCATGCAGTTCGAAAGCATCGAGGCCGATCCGCCGCTGGCCATCGTGCTGCTGCTGGAGTCGCGCCAGTCGTCCAAGTTCTACGGCGGCGCGGTGCGTCCCGTGCTGCGGCTGTACGCGCAGGCCATCGACCGGCTGCTGGCCGGCGGCGTGGAGGGCGGCGAGGTGCGCGCCGACGCCGAGATCCCGCTCGTGCGCGGGATGCTGATCGGCGCGCTGGAGGAGATTGAGCTGGAGTGGCTGCTGAGCGACCGGTCGCGCCCGCTGGCGCCCACCGCGGACCGCTTCGCCGCCACCTTCTGCCGCGGAATCGCCCCCGCCGCGCAGCGCTGA